One Corallococcus exiguus DNA segment encodes these proteins:
- a CDS encoding tellurite resistance TerB family protein, with product MSSEYPQEQLLAFVQAMANVAASDGRITEEERQQLDEVVLNIGLSPRDPQVAAIIEAEFQKPGRLTDIVSKIEIRELRASLLRMLVEVACADGELAAEERASVKEAATTFGYDASVADELVNWTLDSIKLDQRERDIMAKLL from the coding sequence ATGTCGAGCGAGTACCCCCAGGAGCAGTTGCTGGCGTTCGTCCAGGCCATGGCCAACGTGGCGGCGAGCGACGGCCGCATCACCGAGGAGGAGCGCCAGCAGCTCGACGAGGTGGTGCTGAACATTGGCCTGTCGCCCCGCGACCCGCAGGTCGCCGCCATCATCGAGGCGGAGTTCCAGAAGCCCGGCCGGCTCACCGACATCGTCAGCAAGATTGAAATCCGCGAACTGCGCGCCTCCCTGCTGCGCATGCTCGTCGAGGTGGCCTGTGCCGACGGAGAGCTCGCGGCCGAGGAGCGCGCGTCGGTGAAGGAGGCCGCCACCACCTTCGGTTACGACGCCTCGGTCGCCGACGAGCTCGTCAACTGGACGCTCGACTCCATCAAGCTCGATCAGCGCGAGCGCGACATCATGGCGAAGCTGCTCTGA
- a CDS encoding cytochrome c oxidase assembly factor Coa1 family protein, translated as MSSTTKWVLAGLLGLPLLCCGSGGLMCLGIRSELPYAEAISRVENHAGVVRLLGAPISASSFFSGSFNLMNKDGQANMTINLSGSRQDGRLEVKAVRTDDVWGFSRLRVVADNGEAVDVGGYSRH; from the coding sequence ATGTCGTCCACCACGAAGTGGGTGCTTGCGGGGCTGCTAGGCCTGCCGCTGCTGTGTTGCGGCAGCGGAGGCCTGATGTGCCTGGGCATCCGGTCCGAGCTCCCTTACGCCGAGGCGATCTCCCGGGTGGAGAACCATGCCGGGGTCGTCAGGCTGCTGGGGGCGCCCATCAGCGCGAGCAGCTTCTTCAGCGGCTCTTTCAACCTCATGAACAAGGATGGTCAGGCGAACATGACCATCAACCTCTCCGGCAGCAGGCAGGACGGCCGGCTGGAGGTGAAGGCCGTGCGCACCGACGACGTCTGGGGATTCAGCCGGCTGCGCGTGGTGGCGGACAACGGCGAAGCGGTGGACGTCGGCGGGTACAGCCGGCACTGA
- a CDS encoding nuclear transport factor 2 family protein has translation MKRPVEVVQAYFDAWSAKDESMLRDTLAPDVSFVGALGKAEGAEACVKGLVNGMWKVSPQVTVLHRFVDGDDVMTWFEIHPSGHEPVPVANWSHVESGRITRIRVTFDPRPLLEKR, from the coding sequence ATGAAACGTCCCGTGGAAGTGGTGCAGGCGTACTTCGATGCGTGGAGCGCGAAGGATGAGTCGATGCTGCGGGACACGCTCGCGCCCGACGTGAGCTTCGTCGGCGCGCTCGGCAAGGCGGAGGGCGCGGAGGCCTGCGTGAAGGGGCTCGTCAACGGCATGTGGAAGGTGTCGCCCCAGGTGACCGTGCTTCACCGCTTCGTGGACGGCGACGACGTGATGACCTGGTTCGAAATCCATCCCTCGGGGCACGAGCCCGTGCCGGTGGCGAACTGGAGCCACGTCGAGAGCGGGCGCATCACCCGCATTCGCGTCACCTTCGATCCGCGCCCCTTGCTTGAGAAGCGCTGA
- a CDS encoding SAM-dependent methyltransferase encodes MGAPPPSLSALLGALQELTALPWHEGVHALTVAQTQGLSAKKTHELERVLALLAQRTRSIHQAIDIGGGMGHLARLCARTFGWTFHSIDRDAGLQDKGRRWLTKTRPLGDDTLHFIQASVEDGLQPQLDPLFSGRDRASIGLHTCGPLALTQILKSQGAGFVLNVGCCYDKLEAPRDYPVSRFGGAHPLPFTPHALALTTRGRHHKTEVEFARMKQVYAWRFAFDLLSRRRFPERGFVRAGDAPRTLYDGPFALYARDRLERLGLEPGMTDAELNAFEVSVRAETRDLMLCHLLRDRFARALEVVLLLDRALLLEELGFQVEPLQLFDPRLSPRNLALIASRSA; translated from the coding sequence GTGGGCGCCCCTCCTCCGTCCCTGTCCGCGCTCCTCGGCGCGCTCCAGGAACTGACGGCGCTGCCCTGGCATGAAGGCGTTCATGCGCTGACGGTCGCGCAGACGCAGGGACTCAGCGCCAAGAAGACCCACGAGCTCGAGCGGGTGCTCGCCCTGCTCGCGCAAAGAACGCGCTCCATCCACCAGGCGATCGATATCGGCGGCGGAATGGGACATCTCGCCCGCCTCTGCGCGCGGACGTTCGGGTGGACCTTCCACAGCATCGACAGGGACGCCGGGTTGCAGGACAAGGGCCGGCGGTGGTTGACGAAAACCCGCCCCCTGGGTGACGACACCCTGCATTTCATCCAGGCCTCCGTCGAGGACGGGCTCCAACCCCAACTCGATCCGCTCTTCTCCGGCCGGGACCGGGCCTCCATCGGTCTGCACACCTGCGGGCCGCTCGCCCTCACGCAGATCCTCAAGAGCCAGGGGGCGGGCTTCGTCCTGAACGTCGGCTGCTGCTACGACAAGCTGGAGGCCCCGCGGGATTACCCCGTCTCCCGCTTCGGGGGCGCGCATCCCCTGCCCTTCACCCCGCATGCCCTGGCACTGACGACGCGGGGACGGCATCACAAGACCGAGGTGGAGTTCGCGCGGATGAAGCAGGTGTACGCGTGGCGCTTCGCGTTCGATCTCCTGTCGAGGCGACGCTTCCCCGAACGCGGCTTCGTGCGGGCAGGAGACGCGCCCCGGACTCTCTATGACGGCCCCTTCGCCCTCTACGCGCGCGACCGCCTGGAGCGCCTGGGCCTGGAGCCCGGCATGACGGACGCAGAGCTGAATGCCTTCGAGGTGTCCGTTCGCGCCGAGACGCGAGACCTCATGCTCTGCCATCTGCTGAGGGACCGCTTCGCGAGGGCGTTGGAGGTCGTGCTCCTGCTCGACCGAGCGCTCCTGCTGGAGGAGCTGGGCTTCCAGGTCGAACCCCTTCAGCTCTTCGACCCACGCCTGTCTCCGCGCAACCTCGCGCTCATCGCGTCGCGGAGCGCTTGA